One region of Aeromicrobium sp. Sec7.5 genomic DNA includes:
- a CDS encoding Fur family transcriptional regulator, with protein MTSTDTAALLRGASLRVTQPRVAVLEAVHQHPHADTDTVIRAVRRDQANVSHQAVYDVLRALTQAGLVRRIQPAGATARYEARVGDNHHHVVCRVCGAIADVDCAVGHSPCLTASDDHGFVVEEAEVVYWGTCPACAADQSTTPITASTEGSR; from the coding sequence ATGACGTCGACCGACACCGCGGCGCTCCTGCGCGGGGCGTCACTGCGGGTCACGCAGCCGCGGGTCGCCGTCCTCGAGGCCGTCCACCAGCACCCGCACGCCGACACCGACACCGTCATCCGCGCCGTCCGGCGCGACCAGGCGAACGTCTCGCACCAAGCCGTCTACGACGTGCTGCGAGCCCTCACCCAGGCCGGCCTGGTGCGCCGCATCCAGCCGGCCGGAGCCACCGCCCGTTACGAGGCCCGCGTCGGCGACAACCACCACCACGTGGTCTGCCGCGTGTGCGGCGCGATCGCCGACGTCGACTGCGCCGTCGGCCACTCCCCTTGTCTGACCGCCTCCGACGATCACGGCTTCGTGGTCGAGGAGGCGGAGGTCGTGTACTGGGGCACTTGCCCCGCGTGCGCGGCCGACCAGAGCACCACTCCCATCACCGCATCCACGGAAGGAAGCAGATGA
- a CDS encoding SDR family NAD(P)-dependent oxidoreductase, whose amino-acid sequence MSLPRPVTDALDTALDKVVLAGYSSIGPALRRRWWPADPPAGALAGKHVLVTGASRGIGLAAAADLARLGASVHLLGRDQSRLDEAAAGIRVSVPNADVVPETCDVSDLEAVRAYAARTLETVPEIHALIHNAGVMPETRSESPQGIELTLATHVVGPLLLTELLRPALAAADGSRVLVMSSGGMYSAPLLDSWAHDLQHREGTYRGIRAYARTKRLQVLLAERLATRLADDGVVVHSMHPGWASTEGVAESMAGFNRVMRPILRDARSGADTLVWLTAAPEAASSTGLFWCDRRARSTTYLPWTKADPRLERQVWDSLAAMAGIDHAPA is encoded by the coding sequence ATGAGCCTTCCCCGCCCCGTGACCGACGCGCTCGACACCGCTCTCGACAAGGTCGTCCTGGCCGGGTACTCCTCGATCGGACCTGCCCTGCGTCGGCGCTGGTGGCCCGCCGACCCGCCGGCAGGCGCCCTGGCCGGCAAGCACGTCCTGGTCACGGGAGCGAGCCGCGGCATCGGTCTGGCCGCGGCGGCCGATCTGGCCCGGCTCGGCGCCTCGGTGCACCTGCTGGGTCGTGACCAGTCCCGACTCGACGAGGCCGCCGCCGGGATCCGCGTCTCCGTGCCGAACGCCGACGTCGTCCCCGAGACCTGTGACGTGAGCGACCTCGAGGCCGTGCGGGCCTATGCGGCGCGGACGCTGGAGACGGTGCCCGAGATCCATGCCCTGATCCACAACGCGGGCGTCATGCCCGAGACGCGCTCGGAGTCGCCCCAGGGCATCGAGCTCACGCTGGCCACCCATGTCGTCGGGCCCCTGCTGCTGACCGAGCTCCTGCGGCCCGCGCTGGCCGCAGCGGACGGCTCCCGCGTGCTGGTCATGTCGTCGGGCGGGATGTACTCGGCCCCCCTCCTCGACAGCTGGGCGCACGACCTCCAGCACCGCGAGGGCACCTACCGCGGCATCCGCGCCTACGCGCGCACCAAGCGCCTGCAGGTCCTGCTCGCGGAACGGCTCGCCACGCGGCTGGCCGACGACGGCGTCGTGGTGCACAGCATGCACCCGGGCTGGGCGTCGACGGAGGGCGTCGCCGAGAGCATGGCGGGGTTCAACAGGGTCATGCGACCGATCCTGCGTGACGCCCGCTCGGGGGCCGACACCCTGGTGTGGCTCACGGCAGCACCGGAGGCCGCGAGCTCGACGGGACTGTTCTGGTGCGACCGCCGCGCCCGCTCGACCACCTACCTGCCGTGGACGAAGGCCGACCCGCGGCTGGAGCGGCAGGTCTGGGACTCCCTGGCAGCGATGGCCGGCATCGATCACGCTCCGGCCTAG
- a CDS encoding response regulator transcription factor, whose amino-acid sequence MTGTGTGGVRVLLVDDDALVRAGLALILGGSESISVVGEAGDGREAVELVRRGGIDLVLMDIRMPVLDGIEATAQVLALPDPPQVIVLTTFDADDYVVRALAAGAHGFLLKDTAPAAIVDAIGRVVAGEPMLSPTITAGLIRQVTDAAPTSAVDDARALIGGLTGRELEVAIEVGRGSSNAEIAEHLYLSLATVKAHIAHIFTKLDVTNRVQVAIRVHDAGLL is encoded by the coding sequence ATGACGGGGACGGGGACGGGCGGAGTGCGCGTGCTGCTGGTCGACGACGACGCCCTCGTGCGCGCCGGTCTGGCCCTGATCCTCGGCGGGTCCGAGTCGATCTCGGTGGTCGGGGAGGCGGGCGACGGCCGCGAGGCGGTCGAGCTCGTGCGCCGCGGCGGCATCGATCTCGTGCTGATGGACATCCGCATGCCGGTGCTCGACGGCATCGAGGCGACCGCGCAGGTGCTCGCGCTCCCGGACCCACCCCAGGTCATCGTGCTCACGACGTTCGACGCGGACGACTACGTCGTGCGCGCACTCGCGGCCGGGGCCCACGGATTCCTCCTCAAGGACACCGCTCCGGCGGCGATCGTCGACGCGATCGGCCGCGTCGTCGCCGGCGAGCCGATGCTGTCGCCGACGATCACCGCCGGGCTCATCCGTCAGGTGACCGACGCGGCCCCCACCTCGGCGGTCGACGACGCGCGAGCATTGATCGGCGGGCTGACCGGACGTGAGCTGGAGGTCGCGATCGAGGTCGGCCGAGGCTCGTCCAACGCCGAGATCGCCGAGCACCTCTACCTCAGCCTGGCGACGGTCAAGGCCCACATCGCGCACATCTTCACCAAGCTCGACGTCACGAACCGGGTCCAGGTCGCCATCCGGGTCCACGACGCCGGATTGCTCTAG
- a CDS encoding sensor histidine kinase has translation MSTIPARAGQPEFAPLPISRWGQAWRLLLVLALSAVAWTEAAIWQWQHLRAWFWADLGVGLACLVLVLWRRRYPFTVAVVTNAVTFASFSAGGPATLALFSLATRRRWREIVPAAIVGLAAGLVSLRSAPGSQEEDFIVTGPALVAVLGIIVAWGMYVGSRRELLGTLRERAENAEREQAARVAQARTSERTRIAHEMHDVLAHRISTVTMHAGALTYREDLTAAQMRATAGVIQENARQALVELREVLGLLREEPGGAAPERPQPDATDLDALITEARVTGLRVSSSVAVDAAAVPPTTGRTAYRIVQEGLTNVRKHATHTAVSIDVTGCPGDGLEVVVRNKLPLGRPVHAMPPSGLGLIGLRERVELAGGRLEREITSDRDFVLSAWLPWPA, from the coding sequence GTGAGCACGATCCCTGCACGGGCCGGTCAGCCGGAGTTCGCCCCGCTGCCGATCTCGCGCTGGGGGCAGGCGTGGCGCCTCCTCTTGGTCCTCGCGCTCAGCGCGGTGGCCTGGACCGAGGCGGCGATCTGGCAGTGGCAGCACCTGCGCGCGTGGTTCTGGGCCGATCTCGGTGTCGGCCTGGCCTGCCTGGTGCTGGTCCTGTGGCGCCGCCGGTACCCGTTCACGGTCGCCGTCGTCACCAACGCCGTCACGTTCGCGTCGTTCTCCGCCGGGGGGCCGGCCACCCTCGCCCTGTTCTCCCTCGCGACCCGCCGCCGCTGGCGGGAGATCGTGCCGGCAGCGATCGTCGGCCTGGCCGCTGGCCTGGTGAGCCTGCGCAGCGCGCCTGGCTCCCAGGAGGAGGACTTCATCGTCACCGGACCGGCGCTCGTGGCGGTCCTGGGGATCATCGTCGCGTGGGGCATGTACGTCGGGTCCCGGCGCGAGCTCCTCGGCACGCTGCGCGAGCGCGCCGAGAACGCCGAGCGCGAGCAGGCCGCCCGGGTCGCACAGGCCCGCACGAGCGAACGGACCCGGATCGCGCACGAGATGCACGACGTGCTGGCCCACCGCATCTCCACCGTCACGATGCACGCCGGGGCCCTGACCTACCGGGAGGACCTGACCGCCGCCCAGATGCGGGCGACGGCCGGGGTCATCCAGGAGAACGCCCGGCAGGCCCTTGTCGAGCTGCGGGAGGTGCTCGGCCTGCTCCGCGAGGAGCCGGGAGGCGCTGCACCGGAGCGGCCGCAGCCTGACGCGACCGACCTCGACGCTCTGATCACCGAGGCCCGTGTCACCGGCCTGCGGGTCAGCTCGTCGGTGGCGGTCGACGCCGCCGCGGTGCCACCCACGACCGGTCGCACGGCCTATCGCATCGTCCAGGAGGGGCTCACCAACGTGCGCAAGCACGCGACGCACACGGCGGTCAGCATCGACGTCACCGGGTGTCCGGGCGACGGGCTCGAGGTCGTGGTCCGCAACAAGCTCCCCCTCGGCCGCCCCGTGCACGCGATGCCACCGTCGGGACTCGGCCTGATCGGCCTGCGGGAGCGGGTCGAGCTGGCCGGCGGACGGCTCGAGCGCGAGATCACCTCGGATCGCGACTTCGTCCTCTCCGCCTGGCTACCGTGGCCGGCATGA
- a CDS encoding ABC transporter ATP-binding protein — protein MIKVEHLSKTYGAFRAVDDVSFTCQPGTVTGFLGPNGAGKSTTMRIMAGLTIPDSGSATIGGVDYRHIPNPGTQVGVLLDASAQHAGRTGREILTLSALTMGLPKSRVDEMLALVSLSPAEAKRRVKNYSLGMRQRLGIANALLGDPKILILDEPANGLDPAGIHWMRSLLRAYANQGGTVLLSSHLLHEIEIIADELIVIGNGRIVAQGTKAELLQGAGAYVQAADNAALSAALAQAGFTAGAKGDGLSVDAEPAQIGQVAAAAGLALVELRGADGAGLEDMFLQLTATTQREGVVTTGGVA, from the coding sequence ATGATCAAGGTCGAACACCTCTCGAAGACGTACGGCGCCTTCCGCGCCGTGGACGACGTCTCCTTCACCTGCCAGCCCGGCACGGTGACGGGATTCCTCGGACCCAACGGCGCCGGCAAGTCCACCACGATGCGGATCATGGCCGGCCTCACCATCCCCGACTCCGGATCGGCGACGATCGGCGGAGTCGACTACCGCCACATCCCGAATCCGGGCACCCAGGTGGGCGTCCTGCTCGACGCCTCGGCCCAGCATGCCGGTCGCACCGGCCGCGAGATCCTGACGCTGAGTGCGTTGACGATGGGCCTGCCGAAGTCCCGGGTCGACGAGATGCTGGCCCTCGTCAGCCTCTCGCCCGCCGAGGCGAAGCGGCGGGTCAAGAACTACTCGCTGGGGATGCGCCAGCGACTCGGCATCGCCAACGCCCTGCTCGGCGACCCGAAGATCCTGATCCTCGACGAGCCGGCCAACGGCCTCGACCCGGCGGGCATCCACTGGATGCGCAGCCTCCTGCGGGCCTACGCCAACCAGGGCGGCACCGTGCTTCTCTCGTCGCACCTGCTGCACGAGATCGAGATCATCGCCGACGAGCTCATCGTGATCGGCAACGGCAGGATCGTCGCCCAGGGCACGAAGGCCGAGCTCCTCCAGGGCGCCGGGGCCTATGTGCAGGCCGCCGACAACGCGGCGCTCTCCGCCGCGCTCGCCCAGGCCGGGTTCACGGCCGGTGCCAAGGGTGACGGACTCTCGGTCGACGCCGAGCCCGCCCAGATCGGTCAGGTCGCCGCAGCTGCGGGCCTGGCCCTCGTCGAGCTGCGCGGCGCCGACGGCGCCGGGCTCGAGGACATGTTCCTGCAGCTGACCGCCACCACCCAGCGCGAGGGTGTCGTCACCACCGGAGGTGTCGCATGA
- a CDS encoding ABC transporter permease, with amino-acid sequence MSAATPTASVTIQTQRPGVPFSRLVLVELRKMFNTRSGFWLVASSLIISVVAAIAVIAFVPDSELSFGIFGAAFGTPLSLFLPIIAALAVTSEWSQRSGLVTFSLVPQRGAVIGAKAAAAVIVAVVAIVFAFVVGAIGNVLGAAINGIDPVWNLDVLDIVYLFIGNIFGLLIGFMFGVLLRNSAAAVVGYLVYSFVLPTIFGILAALQEWFNDIQPWIDFTDAQTPLFSGGGLSGEELAQLGTSSLIWFWVPLAFGVWSVLRAEVK; translated from the coding sequence ATGAGCGCCGCAACCCCCACCGCTTCCGTCACGATCCAGACCCAGCGTCCCGGGGTGCCGTTCAGCCGGCTGGTCCTCGTCGAGCTGCGCAAGATGTTCAACACCCGCTCGGGTTTCTGGCTCGTCGCGAGCAGCCTGATCATCTCGGTGGTCGCGGCGATCGCGGTCATCGCGTTCGTCCCGGACTCGGAGCTCTCGTTCGGCATCTTCGGTGCCGCGTTCGGCACTCCGCTGTCGCTGTTCCTGCCGATCATCGCGGCCCTCGCGGTGACGTCGGAGTGGAGCCAGCGGTCGGGGCTGGTGACCTTCAGCCTGGTGCCGCAGCGCGGCGCCGTGATCGGGGCGAAGGCTGCGGCCGCCGTCATCGTGGCCGTGGTCGCGATCGTGTTCGCGTTCGTGGTCGGGGCCATCGGCAACGTCCTCGGCGCCGCGATCAACGGCATCGACCCGGTGTGGAACCTCGACGTCCTGGACATCGTCTACCTGTTCATCGGCAACATCTTCGGCCTGCTGATCGGTTTCATGTTCGGCGTGCTGCTGCGGAACTCCGCTGCGGCGGTCGTCGGCTACCTGGTCTACTCCTTCGTCCTGCCGACGATCTTCGGCATCCTGGCGGCGCTGCAGGAGTGGTTCAACGACATCCAGCCCTGGATCGACTTCACCGACGCCCAGACGCCGTTGTTCAGCGGCGGTGGCCTCAGCGGCGAGGAGCTGGCGCAGCTCGGCACGTCCAGCCTGATCTGGTTCTGGGTCCCGCTGGCGTTCGGCGTCTGGTCGGTCCTGAGGGCCGAGGTGAAGTAG
- the dxr gene encoding 1-deoxy-D-xylulose-5-phosphate reductoisomerase codes for MRKRVAILGSTGSIGTQALDVVEAAPDRFDVVALAAGGGRPELIAQQAIAHEVEVVAVALATAAQDVQLALYAEAQRRGWEQGDHRIPRLLAGKDAAAEVARMPCDVVLNGMTGAVGLAPTLAALAAGTTVALANKESLIVGGELVTSAARPGQLVPVDSEHSALAQALKGEDPADVRRLLVTASGGPFRGRTRAELADVTPEQAMAHPTWDMGPVITINSSTLVNKGLEVIEAHLLFGVDYDRIDVVVHPGSVVHSMVEFVDGSTMLQASPPDMRLPIALGLAWPNRVPDAASGCDWTAPVAWQFEPLDDVAFPAVEVARRAGRFGRTAPAVFNAANEECVDAFVAGRLDFLGIVDTVAAVLEEHLGDPSTADADLTLEAVLSADAWARDRARHRIETA; via the coding sequence ATGCGCAAGCGTGTCGCCATTCTTGGCTCGACCGGGTCCATCGGGACCCAGGCCCTCGACGTCGTCGAGGCCGCGCCCGACCGCTTCGACGTCGTGGCCCTCGCGGCAGGTGGTGGACGGCCCGAGCTGATCGCCCAGCAGGCCATCGCCCACGAGGTCGAGGTCGTGGCGGTGGCCCTCGCCACGGCGGCGCAGGACGTCCAGCTCGCCCTCTACGCCGAGGCGCAGCGCCGCGGCTGGGAGCAGGGCGACCACCGCATCCCGCGCCTGCTCGCGGGCAAGGATGCCGCCGCTGAGGTGGCCCGCATGCCGTGCGACGTCGTGCTCAACGGCATGACCGGCGCGGTGGGTCTCGCGCCGACCCTGGCGGCGCTGGCCGCCGGCACCACGGTCGCCCTCGCCAACAAGGAGTCGCTCATCGTGGGCGGCGAGCTCGTCACGTCGGCGGCGCGACCCGGCCAGCTCGTGCCGGTCGACTCCGAGCACTCGGCCCTGGCGCAGGCGCTGAAGGGCGAGGACCCGGCCGACGTGCGTCGCCTCCTGGTGACCGCGAGCGGCGGACCGTTCCGGGGGCGCACGCGCGCCGAGCTCGCCGACGTCACGCCGGAGCAGGCGATGGCGCACCCCACGTGGGACATGGGCCCCGTGATCACGATCAACTCCTCGACCCTCGTCAACAAGGGCCTCGAGGTGATCGAGGCACATCTGCTCTTCGGCGTCGACTACGACCGGATCGACGTCGTCGTGCACCCCGGTTCGGTCGTCCACAGCATGGTCGAGTTCGTCGACGGGTCCACGATGCTCCAGGCGTCACCGCCCGACATGCGACTGCCGATCGCGCTCGGTCTGGCGTGGCCGAACCGGGTGCCGGACGCTGCGAGCGGTTGCGACTGGACCGCACCGGTCGCGTGGCAGTTCGAGCCGCTCGACGACGTCGCGTTCCCGGCCGTCGAGGTCGCCCGCCGCGCCGGACGCTTCGGCCGCACGGCCCCGGCGGTCTTCAACGCGGCGAACGAGGAGTGCGTCGACGCCTTCGTGGCGGGTCGTTTGGACTTCCTCGGCATCGTGGACACGGTGGCAGCGGTCCTCGAGGAGCATCTCGGTGACCCGAGCACCGCCGACGCAGACCTCACGCTCGAGGCCGTGCTCTCCGCTGACGCGTGGGCTCGGGATCGGGCCCGCCACAGGATCGAGACCGCATGA
- a CDS encoding M50 family metallopeptidase — MTAVIYALGVIAFLLGVAISIALHECGHMFPAKKFGVKVTQFFVGFGSTVWSTRRGETEYGLKAIPLGGYVKLVGMLPPGPGDDPHAVRSTNTGLFTQLVTDARQAEYETITTADEPRLFYKLPWWKKVIVMAGGPVVNIVIAAFLFAIVIMGFGVEQPTTTVASVSDCAISDAEAGRACTPEDPPTPASEIGLLPDDEITAFGGTEVETWEQLTTLIRANGAETSTITYVRDGVRSTVPVTTSVLERLAVDDPDRVEDVGFLGVAPEFTYQREGPLYVGEVMWETTKRTAEAIAHLPSRMVDVVKAAFGQERKDDSPISVVGASRVAGELVTVDEPTWAERAQRVLTLLASLNLFLALFNFVPLLPLDGGHIAGAVWEGVRSRAARLRGRPDPGPVDVARMLPVAYVVGIVLIVMSVILIYADIVNPVRVT, encoded by the coding sequence ATGACTGCCGTGATCTACGCCCTCGGCGTCATCGCCTTCCTCCTCGGGGTGGCGATCTCGATCGCCCTCCACGAGTGCGGGCACATGTTCCCCGCGAAGAAGTTCGGGGTGAAGGTCACCCAGTTCTTCGTGGGCTTCGGCTCCACGGTCTGGTCGACCAGACGGGGCGAGACCGAGTACGGGTTGAAGGCGATCCCGCTCGGTGGCTACGTCAAGCTCGTCGGCATGCTGCCGCCGGGTCCCGGCGACGACCCCCACGCGGTGCGCTCGACCAACACGGGCCTGTTCACCCAGCTCGTCACCGACGCGCGCCAGGCCGAGTACGAGACCATCACGACGGCTGACGAGCCCCGGCTGTTCTACAAGCTCCCGTGGTGGAAGAAGGTCATCGTGATGGCCGGCGGGCCGGTGGTCAACATCGTCATCGCGGCGTTCCTGTTCGCGATCGTCATCATGGGGTTCGGCGTCGAGCAGCCCACCACCACCGTCGCCTCCGTCTCCGACTGCGCCATCAGCGACGCCGAGGCCGGCCGAGCCTGCACCCCCGAGGACCCGCCGACCCCGGCCAGCGAGATCGGGCTGCTCCCGGACGACGAGATCACCGCCTTCGGCGGGACCGAGGTCGAGACCTGGGAGCAGCTCACGACGCTCATCCGCGCCAACGGCGCCGAGACCTCGACGATCACGTACGTGCGCGACGGCGTCCGCTCGACGGTCCCGGTCACGACCTCCGTGCTCGAGCGGCTCGCCGTCGACGATCCCGACCGGGTCGAGGACGTCGGGTTCCTGGGTGTCGCGCCGGAGTTCACCTACCAGCGCGAAGGGCCGCTGTACGTCGGCGAGGTCATGTGGGAGACCACCAAGCGCACCGCCGAAGCCATCGCTCACCTGCCGTCACGCATGGTCGACGTCGTCAAGGCGGCGTTCGGCCAGGAGCGCAAGGACGACAGCCCGATCAGCGTCGTGGGCGCGAGCCGGGTCGCCGGCGAGCTCGTGACGGTCGACGAGCCCACGTGGGCCGAGCGTGCGCAGCGCGTCCTGACCCTCCTCGCGAGCCTCAACCTGTTCCTGGCGCTGTTCAACTTCGTGCCGCTGCTGCCGCTGGACGGCGGGCACATCGCCGGCGCCGTCTGGGAGGGCGTCCGGTCGCGCGCGGCGCGGCTGCGCGGACGCCCCGACCCGGGGCCGGTCGACGTCGCCAGGATGCTGCCGGTCGCGTACGTCGTGGGCATCGTGCTGATCGTCATGAGCGTGATCCTGATCTACGCCGACATCGTCAACCCGGTCCGCGTGACCTGA
- the ispG gene encoding flavodoxin-dependent (E)-4-hydroxy-3-methylbut-2-enyl-diphosphate synthase yields the protein MDIDLGMPEAPPPVLAPRRVSRKIKVGTVDVGGDAPVSVQSMTTTLTSDVNSTLQQIAELTAAGCDIVRVACPSQDDADALEPIARKSQIPVIADIHFQPKYVFAAIDAGCAAVRVNPGNIRKFDDQVGAIAKAAKDAGTSLRIGVNAGSLDKRLLEKYGKATPEALVESAVWEASLFEEHDFHDFKISVKHNDPVIMAQAYEMLAERGDWPLHLGVTEAGPAFQGTIKSATAFGYLLGKGIGDTIRVSLSAPPVEEVKVGIQILQSLNLRPRKLEIVSCPSCGRAQVDVYTLAEQVTAGLEGMEVPLRVAVMGCVVNGPGEAREADLGVASGNGKGQIFVKGEVIKTVPESKIVETLIEEAMRIAEEMEPVEGGAAEVSVTS from the coding sequence ATGGACATCGATCTGGGCATGCCCGAAGCACCTCCGCCGGTGCTCGCGCCGCGGCGCGTCTCGCGCAAGATCAAGGTCGGCACGGTCGACGTGGGCGGGGACGCTCCCGTCTCCGTGCAGTCGATGACCACGACGCTGACCTCCGACGTCAACAGCACCCTGCAGCAGATCGCCGAGCTCACGGCCGCGGGCTGCGACATCGTGCGCGTCGCCTGCCCGAGCCAGGACGACGCCGACGCCCTGGAGCCCATCGCCCGCAAGTCGCAGATCCCGGTCATCGCCGACATCCACTTCCAGCCCAAGTACGTCTTCGCGGCGATCGACGCCGGGTGTGCCGCCGTCCGCGTCAACCCGGGCAACATCCGCAAGTTCGACGACCAGGTCGGCGCGATCGCCAAGGCGGCCAAGGACGCCGGCACCTCGTTGCGCATCGGCGTCAACGCCGGCTCGCTCGACAAGCGTCTGCTCGAGAAGTACGGCAAGGCCACGCCGGAGGCGCTCGTCGAGTCCGCCGTCTGGGAGGCGTCCCTGTTCGAGGAGCACGACTTCCACGACTTCAAGATCTCGGTCAAGCACAACGACCCGGTCATCATGGCGCAGGCCTACGAGATGCTCGCCGAGCGCGGCGACTGGCCCCTGCACCTCGGTGTCACCGAGGCCGGTCCGGCCTTCCAGGGAACGATCAAGAGCGCTACGGCGTTCGGCTACCTGCTCGGCAAGGGCATCGGCGACACGATCCGGGTCTCGCTCTCGGCCCCGCCGGTCGAGGAGGTCAAGGTCGGCATCCAGATCCTGCAGTCACTCAACCTGCGGCCCCGCAAGCTCGAGATCGTCTCGTGCCCCTCGTGCGGACGCGCCCAGGTCGACGTCTACACGCTGGCCGAGCAGGTCACGGCCGGTCTCGAGGGCATGGAGGTCCCGCTGCGCGTGGCCGTCATGGGGTGCGTCGTCAACGGCCCGGGCGAGGCGCGCGAGGCCGACCTCGGGGTGGCGTCCGGCAACGGCAAGGGTCAGATCTTCGTCAAGGGCGAGGTCATCAAGACCGTGCCGGAGAGCAAGATCGTCGAGACCCTGATCGAGGAGGCCATGCGCATCGCCGAGGAGATGGAGCCCGTCGAGGGTGGCGCGGCCGAGGTGTCCGTCACCAGCTGA
- a CDS encoding GNAT family N-acetyltransferase, whose protein sequence is MLGTRTEVRALTPVDLAEFRRVVDADPDVNVFLRHRGDLTRLEPRWLGGQVLGFFVDGHLASVCHCGANVVPGETSPEAIDAFAEVLALSSVRPASIAGPREAVIQLWDALEPLWGPARSVRPDQPFLLIDHAPSIAPDLRVRHVLVDEVDLLYPACVQMFTEEVGVDPEATHGSLYRARVAQLIAQGWSFAIIEDGAVLFKAEIGALAPGTCQLQGVWVAPELRGTGLAAPAVAGVVNLVRDQLASTVSLYVNRHNERAHRTYLRAGFRQHDTFATVLL, encoded by the coding sequence GTGCTCGGCACCCGTACGGAGGTTCGTGCGTTGACGCCCGTCGACCTGGCGGAGTTCCGCCGCGTGGTCGACGCCGATCCCGACGTCAACGTCTTCCTGCGTCACCGAGGTGACCTGACCCGACTCGAACCACGATGGCTGGGCGGGCAGGTGCTCGGCTTCTTCGTCGACGGTCACCTGGCGTCGGTGTGCCACTGCGGTGCCAACGTCGTGCCGGGGGAGACCAGCCCGGAGGCCATCGACGCGTTCGCGGAGGTCCTGGCCCTGAGCTCGGTGCGCCCGGCCTCGATCGCCGGCCCCCGTGAGGCGGTGATCCAGCTGTGGGACGCCCTCGAGCCGCTGTGGGGACCCGCCCGCTCGGTGCGTCCCGACCAGCCGTTCCTCCTGATTGACCACGCGCCCTCGATCGCGCCGGACCTGCGGGTGCGGCACGTCCTCGTCGACGAGGTCGACCTGCTCTACCCGGCCTGCGTCCAGATGTTCACCGAGGAGGTCGGGGTCGACCCCGAGGCGACGCACGGCAGCCTCTACCGGGCCCGCGTCGCGCAGCTCATCGCGCAGGGATGGTCGTTCGCGATCATCGAGGACGGTGCGGTCCTCTTCAAGGCCGAGATCGGTGCCCTGGCCCCGGGCACGTGCCAGCTGCAGGGCGTCTGGGTCGCTCCGGAGCTGCGGGGCACGGGGCTGGCGGCACCTGCGGTGGCCGGTGTCGTCAACCTCGTGCGCGACCAGCTCGCCTCGACCGTGAGCCTGTACGTCAACCGGCACAACGAGCGGGCGCACCGCACCTACCTGCGCGCCGGATTTCGCCAGCACGACACCTTCGCCACGGTTCTGCTGTGA
- a CDS encoding DoxX family protein, with protein MPRDIKFLTVLLAGAGILHFVKPEPFERIVPKQLPYKKELVYASGVVEVGSAILLARPQTRHWGGRLAALLLIGVFPANVQMTADVLQSRKAPTWFKAGTVARLPLQLPLLRIARKAARTPQ; from the coding sequence ATGCCCCGTGACATCAAGTTCCTGACCGTCCTGCTCGCCGGTGCGGGGATCCTGCACTTCGTGAAGCCCGAGCCCTTCGAGCGGATCGTGCCGAAGCAGCTGCCGTACAAGAAGGAGCTCGTGTACGCCTCGGGCGTCGTCGAGGTCGGATCGGCGATCCTGCTCGCGCGCCCGCAGACGCGGCACTGGGGTGGCCGGCTCGCCGCCCTCCTGCTGATCGGGGTGTTCCCGGCCAACGTGCAGATGACGGCCGACGTCCTGCAGAGCCGCAAGGCGCCGACGTGGTTCAAGGCCGGCACCGTGGCGCGACTCCCGCTCCAGCTCCCGCTGCTCCGGATCGCGCGCAAGGCGGCCCGCACGCCCCAGTGA